The Rhizobium sp. BT03 genome has a window encoding:
- a CDS encoding Dabb family protein, translating to MIRHIVFFTVQEEHLEEVRAGLSILTAIPHARLLEIGTNVKTDQLGTEIDLVVYGEFDDEAALAAYKAHPDYQLSIDRVRPLREKRIAADYDSRTAVTRPL from the coding sequence GTGATCCGCCATATCGTCTTCTTCACCGTGCAGGAGGAACATCTGGAGGAAGTGAGGGCAGGGCTTTCTATCCTGACTGCCATCCCGCATGCGCGGCTGCTGGAGATCGGCACCAATGTGAAGACCGATCAGCTAGGCACCGAGATCGATCTCGTGGTCTATGGCGAATTCGACGACGAGGCGGCCCTTGCCGCCTACAAGGCCCATCCGGATTATCAGCTCTCGATCGATCGCGTGCGGCCGCTCCGGGAAAAGCGCATCGCCGCCGATTACGACAGCCGCACGGCGGTGACGCGGCCGCTCTGA
- a CDS encoding TetR/AcrR family transcriptional regulator, giving the protein MKTVYERADIVPLLAEIFRELGYEGTSLSRITERTGLGKGSLYHFFPGGKEEMANAVLAEIDAWFEQAIYRPLRQDDARQAIAAMWVNVNDYFRSGRRICLVGAFALADTRERFSAAIGDYFIRWIGALRSALSRAGYSDEEAQALAEEGVAGIQGALVLARALGDEMIFIRSLETLAKRFEAATR; this is encoded by the coding sequence GTGAAGACCGTCTACGAACGCGCCGACATCGTGCCGCTGCTGGCGGAAATCTTCCGCGAACTCGGCTATGAGGGGACGTCTCTCAGCCGCATCACCGAACGCACCGGCCTCGGCAAGGGGAGCCTTTACCACTTCTTTCCCGGCGGCAAGGAGGAGATGGCTAACGCCGTGCTTGCCGAAATCGACGCCTGGTTCGAGCAGGCGATCTATCGGCCGCTGAGACAGGATGACGCCCGTCAGGCGATCGCGGCGATGTGGGTCAATGTGAATGATTATTTCAGATCCGGCCGCCGCATCTGCCTCGTCGGCGCCTTCGCCCTTGCCGACACGAGGGAACGGTTTTCGGCGGCGATCGGCGACTATTTCATCCGCTGGATCGGCGCCTTGCGTTCGGCGTTGAGCCGGGCAGGCTATTCTGACGAAGAGGCGCAAGCGCTCGCGGAGGAGGGCGTCGCCGGCATTCAAGGCGCGCTGGTGTTGGCGCGGGCGCTGGGAGACGAAATGATCTTTATCCGCTCGCTGGAAACGCTGGCGAAGCGGTTTGAGGCTGCGACGCGATGA
- a CDS encoding nuclear transport factor 2 family protein, whose product MSSLIPPFTLETATRKVRLAEDGWNSRDPERVSHVYTPDSRWRNRAEFVNGRAEIVAFLTRKWARELDYRLIKEIWAFTDDRIAVRFAYEWHDDSGNWFRSYGNENWEFDAAGLMQRRFACINDLPIRESERKYHWPLGRRPDDHPGLTELGL is encoded by the coding sequence ATGTCCAGCCTCATCCCACCCTTCACCCTTGAGACCGCCACCCGGAAAGTCCGTCTTGCCGAGGACGGCTGGAACAGCCGCGATCCCGAGCGCGTCTCGCACGTCTATACGCCGGACAGCCGCTGGCGGAACCGCGCTGAGTTCGTCAACGGCCGTGCCGAGATCGTCGCCTTCCTCACCCGCAAATGGGCCAGGGAGCTGGATTACCGGCTGATCAAGGAGATCTGGGCCTTCACCGATGATCGCATCGCCGTGCGCTTCGCCTATGAATGGCACGATGACAGCGGCAACTGGTTCCGCTCCTATGGCAACGAGAACTGGGAATTCGATGCCGCCGGCCTGATGCAGCGCCGCTTCGCCTGCATCAACGACCTGCCGATCCGAGAATCGGAGCGCAAGTACCACTGGCCACTCGGCCGGCGGCCGGACGATCATCCCGGCCTGACCGAGCTTGGCCTTTGA
- a CDS encoding pyridoxamine 5'-phosphate oxidase family protein — MPEQIRQDATSPWHRGELVMQRSVGVVERMDGPGRNFVRKAMPEQHRAFFPMLPFLVLGAVDANGDVWATVRAGRPGFMSSPDPEVLDVDLPRDPADPADAGMEDGDAIAMLGIQLETRRRNRLNGVIRRTDAEAFRLRVGQSFGNCPQYIQPRSSVFVRDPDRPTTAAPLHSAQLDDRMRGMIEDADTFFVASYVDRDHGERQVDVSHRGGYAGFVHLGADGVLTIPDFSGNRFFNTLGNFLVNPKAGLVFIDFETGDMLQMAGTVEVLLDSPDITAFQNAERLWRFTPAEIVLRPDALPLRWSKENTDLLRRSRG; from the coding sequence ATGCCGGAGCAGATAAGACAGGACGCGACGTCACCCTGGCATCGGGGTGAACTCGTCATGCAGCGCAGCGTCGGCGTTGTCGAACGCATGGATGGGCCCGGGCGCAATTTCGTCCGCAAGGCAATGCCGGAGCAGCACCGCGCTTTCTTTCCGATGCTGCCTTTCCTCGTGCTCGGCGCCGTCGATGCCAACGGCGATGTCTGGGCGACGGTGCGGGCTGGGCGACCGGGCTTCATGTCCTCGCCCGATCCGGAGGTCCTCGATGTCGATTTGCCGCGCGACCCGGCGGATCCCGCCGATGCCGGCATGGAGGATGGCGACGCGATCGCCATGCTCGGCATCCAGCTCGAGACCCGGCGGCGCAACCGGCTGAACGGCGTCATCCGCAGAACGGATGCCGAAGCTTTCCGCCTGCGCGTCGGCCAGAGCTTCGGCAATTGCCCGCAATATATCCAGCCGCGCTCTTCCGTCTTTGTCCGCGATCCCGACAGACCGACAACGGCGGCGCCGCTGCATTCCGCTCAACTCGACGATCGCATGCGTGGGATGATCGAGGACGCCGATACCTTCTTCGTCGCCTCCTATGTCGACCGCGACCATGGCGAGCGGCAGGTGGACGTGTCGCACCGCGGCGGATATGCCGGCTTCGTGCATCTCGGTGCCGACGGCGTCCTCACCATTCCCGATTTTTCCGGCAATCGGTTCTTCAACACTCTCGGCAATTTCCTGGTCAACCCGAAGGCCGGGCTGGTCTTCATCGATTTCGAAACCGGCGACATGCTGCAGATGGCAGGAACGGTCGAGGTATTGCTGGATTCGCCCGACATCACCGCCTTTCAAAACGCGGAGAGGCTGTGGCGTTTCACGCCCGCAGAGATCGTGCTTCGCCCGGATGCCCTGCCGCTGCGATGGAGCAAGGAGAACACCGATCTGCTGCGCCGTTCCCGCGGCTGA
- a CDS encoding glutathione S-transferase family protein produces the protein MKLYHHPLSGHAHRAHLFLSLLGVPYELVEVDLAAGAHKAPEFLKLNPFGQVPVLDDDGTVIADSAAILVYLARKYGRTDWLPEGALAAARVQKWLSVAAGEIAYGPCAARLVTVFGADFRADEVIARAHRVLALIEAELSGRSFLLGDDPVIADVALYSYIANAPEGNVDISAYPNVRAWLARIEALPGFVGFRKTKIGLAA, from the coding sequence ATGAAACTCTACCATCACCCGCTTTCCGGCCATGCCCACCGGGCTCACCTGTTTCTATCGCTGCTCGGCGTGCCCTATGAACTGGTCGAGGTCGACTTGGCGGCGGGCGCCCACAAGGCGCCGGAGTTTCTGAAGCTCAATCCCTTCGGCCAGGTGCCCGTGCTCGACGACGACGGCACGGTCATTGCCGATTCCGCTGCCATCCTCGTCTATCTCGCGCGCAAATATGGCCGTACCGATTGGCTGCCGGAAGGGGCCTTGGCCGCAGCGCGGGTGCAGAAATGGCTGTCGGTCGCTGCGGGCGAGATTGCGTATGGGCCGTGCGCTGCCCGCCTGGTCACGGTTTTCGGCGCCGATTTCCGCGCCGACGAAGTGATCGCCCGGGCGCACCGCGTTCTCGCGCTGATCGAGGCGGAGCTTTCCGGCCGCAGCTTCCTGCTCGGCGACGATCCGGTGATCGCCGACGTTGCGCTCTACAGCTACATCGCCAATGCGCCGGAGGGCAATGTCGACATCTCGGCCTATCCAAACGTCCGCGCCTGGCTTGCGCGCATCGAGGCGCTGCCGGGTTTCGTCGGCTTTCGCAAGACGAAGATCGGCCTTGCCGCCTGA
- a CDS encoding LysR family transcriptional regulator — protein sequence MDRLDAMTVLLAVVEQGSLSAASRHLRSPLATVSRRVSELEAHLNARLLQRSNRKITLTEAGRSYVEAAREILDRVEEAERAAAGEYSVPKGELTMTAPIVFGRLHVLPVVVDFLKAYPDINLRLMLGDRLSNLVEDHIDVALRIGNLPDSNLIAVRLGAIRRTAYASPDYLTRHVTPRHPGDLSAHACITFESMASTLSWTFTEGKRDLTVPIRSRLAVNTAEAAVDAAVAGLGITRVLSYQAARAEMAGLLTPLLVDFEPPPVPVHLVYPAQGLVPLKLRAFIDFATPRLRATLNRSQASLPSSAL from the coding sequence ATGGACCGCCTCGATGCCATGACCGTGCTTCTTGCCGTTGTCGAACAGGGCAGCCTGTCGGCCGCCTCCCGGCATTTGCGCTCGCCGCTGGCAACCGTCAGCCGCAGGGTTTCCGAACTGGAAGCCCATCTGAACGCCCGGTTGCTGCAGAGAAGCAACCGGAAGATCACGCTGACCGAGGCCGGCCGCTCCTATGTGGAGGCGGCCCGGGAAATTCTCGATCGGGTGGAAGAAGCGGAACGGGCGGCGGCCGGCGAATACAGTGTGCCGAAGGGCGAGTTGACGATGACCGCGCCGATCGTCTTCGGGCGGCTGCATGTGCTGCCCGTCGTGGTGGATTTCCTCAAAGCCTATCCCGATATCAATCTGCGGCTGATGCTTGGCGACCGGCTGTCGAACCTCGTCGAGGATCATATCGATGTGGCGCTCCGGATCGGCAATCTGCCGGACAGCAACCTGATCGCCGTCAGGCTCGGCGCGATCCGCCGGACCGCCTATGCCAGCCCGGATTATCTGACGCGGCATGTCACGCCTCGGCATCCGGGCGATCTTTCAGCGCATGCCTGCATCACCTTCGAGAGCATGGCCTCGACGCTGAGCTGGACATTCACTGAGGGAAAACGCGATCTCACCGTGCCGATCCGTTCACGGCTTGCCGTCAACACCGCCGAGGCGGCGGTCGATGCCGCGGTCGCCGGCCTCGGCATCACCCGGGTCCTGTCCTACCAGGCCGCCCGCGCCGAGATGGCCGGGCTGCTCACGCCGCTGCTTGTCGATTTCGAACCGCCGCCGGTACCGGTGCATCTCGTCTATCCCGCGCAGGGATTGGTGCCCCTGAAATTGCGGGCGTTCATCGATTTCGCGACGCCACGCCTGCGCGCGACGCTCAACAGATCTCAGGCCAGTCTGCCCTCTTCCGCCTTGTAG
- a CDS encoding DUF983 domain-containing protein codes for METEYPPLPPLQTGIRGRCPRCGQGHMFKGFLTLQPECEACGLDYSFADPADGPAFFVICFACIPSVLLGVWLEVAFTAPIWVQLLVTGPFMLATCIPPLRPLKGWLVASQYFYKAEEGRLA; via the coding sequence ATGGAGACCGAATATCCCCCGCTTCCTCCGCTGCAGACCGGCATCAGGGGGCGCTGCCCGCGCTGCGGCCAGGGCCATATGTTCAAGGGTTTCCTGACCTTGCAGCCGGAATGCGAGGCCTGCGGCCTCGATTATTCCTTTGCTGATCCGGCCGACGGTCCGGCTTTTTTCGTCATCTGCTTTGCCTGCATACCGAGCGTGCTGCTCGGCGTCTGGCTGGAGGTGGCGTTTACCGCGCCGATCTGGGTGCAGCTTCTGGTCACCGGCCCCTTCATGCTCGCCACCTGCATTCCGCCGCTCAGGCCGCTGAAGGGCTGGCTGGTCGCCAGCCAGTATTTCTACAAGGCGGAAGAGGGCAGACTGGCCTGA